Genomic window (Egicoccus halophilus):
GGCCGTCCCGGCGAGCAGCACGACCCCCACCAGCCCGCCGTCCTCGGCAGCCAGCGACGCGGCGTGCACGGCTCCCTCGCTGTGGCCGACGAGCAGCACACGCTCGCGGTCGACGTCCGGTTGGTCGCGCAGTGCAGCCAGCGCCGCCCGGGCGTCGGCGCGGCTGTCGTCGAAGCTGGCCGTGAGGAAGTCTCCCTCGCTGGCGCCCACGCCCCGCTTGTCGAAGCGCAGGCTCGCGATGCCGGCCTCGGCGAGTGCGGTGGCGAGCTCGCGGGTGACCCCCAACGGCAGCTTGCGGTGGTCGCTGTCGCGGTCGACCTGGCCGGAGCCGGGGATCAGCAGGGCTGCCGGTGACCGGTCGTCCCGGTCCGGCAGCGTGAGGGTGGCGTGCAGGGTGAGGCCGTCGACGACGAAGGTCAGCTCGCGCGAACGCATGGAGGTGTCGGTTTCTCGCAGGACCGGCGCGATCGCCGGTCGGACCGAAACGTCCCGCACCCGTCGCGGAACGTTATCAACAATGAGAATAATACGGTAAGGTTCCGGCCGGCGGCAACACCAAAGACGTCGACGGCCCCGGCGAGCGAGGACGTGAACGTGGGCGACGACCGGGCGGACCTGCTGCTACACCCGTTGCGGCTGCGCATCCTGCAGGCCGCAGCCGGGCGCGACGTGACCACTGCCGATCTCGCCGCCGCCCTGCCGGAGGTCGCGACGGCGACGCTGTACCGCCACGTCAGGCGACTGCTCGACGGTGGCGCGCTACAGGTCGTCGCCGAGCGGCCCGTGCGTGGAACGGTCGAGCGCACCTACCGCCTGGCCGCGGCCGCGTCGCCCCTGACCGCCGACGAGATCGCGGACCTCTCCCCCGACGACCATCGCGCGGCGTTCACCACGTTCGCGGCCGGCCTGCTGCGGGCCGTCACCGACTACCTCGACGACCCGGCGGCCGACCCGGCGCACGACGGGTTCGGCTACCGCCATCTGGCGTTGTGGGCCGACGACGCCGAGTTCGAGGCGTTCGCCGCCGACCTTCGCGCGGTGGTGCTGCGGGCGGTCGAACGGGGGCCCGGCCCGGGACGGCGTCGCCGCACCCTGACCACGGTCGTGGTCCCGGACCCCGGTCCGACGACGCCCGCTCGCCCGGACCGGCACGGAGCCGGACCCGGGAACCGGACGACGCACGTCGACGCGGCTCAGCGGGCCGGGACGCGGGGCTTGTAGGCCGCACGGTCGGCCTCGTAGGCATCGATCGCGTCGGCGTCCTGCAGCGTCAGACCGATGTCGTCGAGACCGTGGAGCAGGCAGTGCCGGGTGTGCGGGTCGATGTCGAAGTGCGCGTCGACCCCGGCGAGGTCCCCGACCTGCGGGACGCGGACCAGCTGCTGCTCGAGGTCGACGGTGATCTCCACCGACGGGTCGGCGTCGACCACGGCGAAGAGCTGCCGGACGATCGGCTCGCCGAGCTGGACCGCGAGCACCCCGATCTTGCCGCAGTTGGTGCGGAAGATGTCGGCGAAGCTCGACGCGATGATGGCGCGGAACCCCGCGTCCTCGAGCGCCCAGGGCGCGTGCTCGCGCGACGAACCACAGCCGAAGTTGCGCCCGGCGAGCAGGATGTTCGCGCCCGCGTGCTCGGGTCGGTTCATCGCGAAGTCGGGGTTGGGGCTGCCGTCGTCGAGGTAGCGCCACTCGGAGAAGGCGAACGGCCCGAACCCGGTGCGCTCGACGCGCTTGAGGAACTGCTTGGGGATGATCGCGTCGGTGTCGACGTCGTTGGCGTCGATGGGGCAGGCACGGCCCCGGACCACGGTGACCGGTTCCATCAGACCGTCGCCTCCTGGGTCACGAGCTGGCGGACGTCGGCGAGCCGGCCGGTGAGTGCCGCGGCGGCCGCCATGGCCGGCGACACCAGGTGGGTGCGGCCCTTGAACCCCTGCCGGCCCTCGAAGTTGCGGTTGGACGTCGACGCGGCCCGCTCCCCCGGCGCCAGCTGGTCGGGGTTCATGCCCAGACACATCGAGCACCCCGGCGAGCGCCAGTCGAAGCCGGCCTCGATCAGCACGTCGGCGATCCCCTCGGCCTCGGCCGCGGCCTGCACCAGTCCGGAGCCCGGCACGACCATCGCCCGGATCCCGTCCCTGACCCGCTGACCCGCGACGATCTCGGCGACCGCGCGCAGGTCCTCGAGGCGTCCGTTGGTGCACGAACCGATGAAGACGGTGTCGACCTCGATGTCGGTCATCACCTCGCCACCGACCAGGCCCATGTAGTCCAGCGCCCGCTGCCACTGCTTGGCGGTGCTCTCGTCGGGCGCGTCGGTGACCCGCGGGACGGATCCGGTCACCGGCACCGACTGCGCCGGCGTGGTGCCCCAGGTCACGGTCGGGACCACGTCGGCGGCGTCGATGTGCACGACGCGGTCGAAGGTGGCGCCCTCGTCGGTGCGCAGCTCGCGCCAGGCGGCGACGGCCGCGTCCCAGTCGTCGCCCTGCGGCGCGTAGGGCTTGTCCTTCAGGTAGGCGAAGGTGGTCTCGTCGGGCGCGACCAGGCCCGCGCGCGCCCCGCCCTCGATGGACATGTTGCAGACCGTCATGCGGCCTTCCATCGACATCTCCTCGAAGGCCCGGCCGCGGTACTCGATCACGTGGCCGGTGCCCCCGTCGACACCGATGACCCCGAGGATGTGCAGGATCAGGTCCTTGGGGGTCGTCCCGGCCGGCAGCACACCGTCGACCTCGATCGCCAGGGTGCTGGGCAACCGCTGCGGCAGCGTCTGCGTGGCGAGCACGTGCTCGACCTCACTGGTGCCGATGCCGAACGCCAGCGCCCCGAACGCCCCGTGGGTGGCGGTGTGCGAGTCTCCGCACACGATCACGGCGCCGGGCTGGGTGAGCCCGAGCTCGGGGCCGATGATGTGCACGATGCCCTGGTTGCGGCTGCCCATCGGGAACAGCCGGATGCCGAACTCGTCGCAGTTGCGCCGCAACGCCTCGAGCTGCGCGGCCGACAGCTCGTCCTCGAGCGGTAGCTCCCCACGGACCTGCCGCGGGTCGGTGGGGACGTTGTGGTCGGCGGTCGCGAGCGTCAGGTCGGGACGCCGCACGCTACGACCGTTGACGCGCAGGCCGTCGAAGGCCTGCGGTGAGGTCACCTCGTGGACGAGGTGCAGGTCGACGTAGAGCAGGTCGGGCTGTCCCTCGGCGGACCGCACGACGTGCTGGTCCCAGATCTTCTCGACGATGGTCCTCGGCGTGCTCATCAGGCCTCTTCTCTTCCCGCGGGAACGGTCACGGGCCGGGCCGGCCGGGGCGCATCGAGCGCCCCGGCGACGGCACCGTCAGGGCCGGCGACCCCGTGACCGCGTCGACGACGGCGATCAGCCCGCCCAGCGCGACGACTGCATCGCGGCGACGGCGCGGTAGTCGACCTCCTCGCTGCGACGCACCTCGACGGTCACGTCGTCCGAGCCGGTCGACTCGGTGTAGGAGGCGGCGACGGCGGCGACCAGGGCGGCCTCGTCCTCGACGGTCTGGTCCGGCGGGACGTTGAGACGGATGACGTTGTTCATGGCGTGGTGCTCCTCGGGATGCGGGGCCGGGAACGACCCCTGGGTGTCGATGGGCTGTTCGCTGGCAGCTGCCGTCGGCCGGGTCACGGCCGGAACTCCGAGCTGCGGTGGACGAGTCGACGCGAACGGTTCAGCGCGTCCACGTAGGCGCGGGCGCTCGCCTCGACGATGTCGGTGGAGACGCCGCGCCCGGTGAAGCGCTGCCCGTCCTCCACTGCCACCGTGACGGTGACCTCGCCGAGGGCGTCGATGCCCCCGGTGACGGCCGCCACCTGGAACGAGACCAGTGCGACCCCGTCCCGGCCGACCGCGCGGCGGATCGCGCCGCAGGCTGCGTCGACCATGCCGTCCCCGCTCGCCTCGGCGGTGACCGTGGCACCGACGTCCCGGCCGGCCTCGGCCGCGACGTCGGCGCCGGCGAGTCGGACCACCACGGTGGCGCTCGGCTCGGCGTCGGTCCCGCCGGTGACGGCGAGGGAGACGAGTTCGTAATCGTCGTCGGCCTTGACGTGCGTCTCGGCGATGACGATCGCGGCGACGTCCTCGGAGCTGACGATCCCCTTGCGGTCCGCCAGGTCCTTGAAGCGCCGGAAGGCGTTCTGTGCCTCGGCCTCGTCGAGCTCGAACCCGAGGTCCTCGACGGCCTTGAAGAAGGCGTGCCGGCCGGAGTGCTTGCCGAGCACGATCTGCGAGCCGTCGGCACCGACGTCCTCGCTGCGGATGATCTCGTAGGTGAGCCGGTCGGCCAGCACGCCGTGCTGGTGGATACCCGACTCGTGTGCGAAGGCGTTGGCGCCGACCACCGGCTTGTTCTTCTGCACGGAGTAACCGGTGAGGCTGGACACCAGGCGCGAGGTCCGGGTCAGTTCCGGGGTGTGCAGCGCGTGATCGACACCGAGCAGGTCGGCCCGGGTACGGATCGCCATCACGACCTCCTCGAGCGAGCAGTTGCCCGCGCGCTCGCCGATGCCGTTGACCGCCACCTCGATCTGCCGGGCGCCGTTGCGCACCGCCTCGAGGGAGTTGGCGACCGCGAGGCCGAGGTCGTTGTGACAGTGGACGCTGATCACGACGTCCTTGGCGGCGATGTCGGGGATGCGCCGGTGCAGTTCGGCGATCCAGCCGCCGAAGTCGTGCGGCAGGGCATAACCGACCGTGTCGGGGATGTTGACCGTCGTGGCCCCGGCCTCGACCGCCGCGGCGACGATGTCGACCAGGAACGGGAAGTCGGTGCGCGTGGCGTCCTGCGGGCTGAATTCGACGTCGTCGGTGAACGTGCGGGCGAGCTCGATCGCCCGCACCGCCTGGGCGAGGATCTCGTCCTCGGACGCCTGGAGCATGTACCTGCGGTGGATGTCGGAGGTCGACAGGAAGGTGTGGATGCGGTGGCGCCTGGCGGGGGCCAGCGACTTGGCCGCCGCCTCGATGTCGGCCGGGATGGCGCGGGCCAGCGCGGCGATGACCGGCGGCTCGCGGTGGTCGGACTCCCCTTGCGAACCGCCGGGTCCCTGGGCGGCGCGGGGTGCGTTGCCCACGATCTCGGCGACGGCCTTGACCGCGTCGAAGTCGCCGGGCGAGGCGGCCGAGAAGCCGGCCTCGATCACGTCGACCTGCAGTCGGGCGAGTTGCTCGGCGATCTCGACCTTCTCGCGGGCGTCGAGCGAGATGCCGGGTGACTGCTCACCGTCGCGCAGCGTCGTGTCGAAGATGGTCACGCCGTCGGGGACGACGCTGGCGGCCTGGGATACGTCCGTGGGGCGGCCCATGAAGTTGTCCTGTCTGCTCGCCGCGTGTGCGGCTGATCCGTTTCGTTGGATCCCCTTCGATGTGCCTCCGCGTCGCCGTGTGTCAGGGGTGGAAACGGCGCCGCGGCATCAAAGGATGAGCAGAACGACAACGAGCCCGAGAAGGAGCTCGAGCGCGTGCTGCAGCCCACGGCCGGCGTCGAGCCGGTCCAGAACGGGGCTGCTGACAGTGCGCATGATCCGAGTGTGTCGGCCGGTCGGGCACGAACGCAAATGGTGCCGCGCGCTGCGCGTGCGCCGGCCGCGTTCGGTGCACACCTGCGGCCGGTGCCCGGCGCGCCGAGCGGCCGGGTCGGCGACCGTGGCACCGTCGCTACGGTGGTCGGACCCGGACAGGAGGCACCGGTGCGCTCCCTCGGACCGCGACTGGTCGCTACGGCCACGCTCCTCACGCTGCTGGCCGGGTGTGAGGGCGGCAACGGCGCGACCACACCCGGGGCCGGACCCGCGCCCGCGGACCCGGCTCCCGACGACCCCGCGGCGGACGAACCGGGCACCGGCGACCCCGGCGCGGACGAGCCGGACGCGGGAGCGCCGGACGCCGAGGGGAACGGGGAGCAGGAGGAGGCCGATCCGGGCCTGTCTCCCCCGCCCGGGGCGATCGTGCTCACCGAACGCGACGACGGGGCCGAGGTCGCCGTCGCCCCCGGCGAGGAGGTCGTGCTCCGGCTCGCGCACGACTGGAGCTGGGACACGCCCCGGACCGGTGCGGCGCTGCTCGAGGTCGCCACGGTCGACCACCTCGTCGATCCCGGCTACGCCGAGTGGCTGCTGCGCGCGGTCGGAGAAGGGCGCGCCGAGGTGCACGTGGACGGCGAGCCGGCCTGTGACGATCCCGAGGACTGCCCGCCGCGGACCCTGACCTACCTGGTCGAGGTCGGCCCCGGCGAACCGCTGTCGGCGCCGACCGGGGACTGAACCCGGCCGGCCGGTACACACGAGCGGGGGCGCCCGGTTCCCCGGACGCCCCCGCGAGTGGTGCGGTGGTGGGCCTACTCGAAGCGGAAGAAGGCCCGGTACTGGATGCCGTCCTGCATCGTGAACACGAGCTCACGGCAGGTCCCGGCCCAGTCGGCGTCGGTCTCCCATCGGTAGTTGTAGACGCCACGCGCGTTCACGTTCAGCCCGCTGTTGCCGGGCATCTGCGTGGCCACGGGACGGGCCCGCGGCGTGTGGAACTCACCCTCGCTGACGACCTGCCGCGTGTCGCAGTCGACCTGCCGCGAGAACGGCGCGTTGGCGGCGAACACGTCCAGCCCCTGGTTGCGACCGAGGTCGAACCGTGCCGGGATCACCTCACCCGCGTCCCGGACCGTCATCCCGGTCGCCGAGATCGGCGTCATGAAGCTCCGGACGCAGTCCGGGTGGGTGTCGAAGCCCTCGACGGCCGCAGCCCGGCTGTTGTTCACCGACGACGCGCTGTAGCCGAGCCCACGCCGGGCGAACGACGCCCACAGGGTGCAGAAGTTCTCGCCACCGGTCAGCACGGTCTCCGCTGCGATGATCGCGTCACGGCCGGTGACGAAGTTCGGGTTGCAGCCCTGGAACTTCAGCCCGTCCATGACCAGCTGCTGCGCGAGGTTGTTCCCGCCGGTCGACCAGTCACCGTAGACGTCGGGGTTGAATCCGTGGACGTCGATCAGGTCCCAGGTCATGTCCCACAGGATGGTGTTCCAGCCGTGGCCGACGCCGTGCGGCGCGGCCAGCGTCCCACCGTTGAGCCAGGCGCCGGTGCCGACGCTGCCGTAGGTGAACGGCTGGAGTTCCATGTTGCGCGAGTACGGCGCAGGACGGATGCCGGCGCCCTGACGCGGGGGCTCGTCCTGCCACAACGCGTACGGACCCATGCCGCGGGGACCGTCCGGGTCGTCGAGCGCCGGGTCGATCAGCGTGACGACACCGTGGTAGTCGCTCCAGCCCTCACCCATGCGCTGGTCACCGCCGAGGCAGTTCACGCCGGGGCCACCGGTCAGCCGGAGCGAGATGCCGTGGCTGTACTCGTGCAGGATGATGCCGGCTTCGAGGTCACCGTCGCGGAAGGGCTCGTCGCGGTTCCACAGGTACATCTGCATCCGCGGCGCACCGCCGTCGGCGGCCGGGGTGGAGAAGTTGGCGTTGTTGAAGCCGCCGCCGTCCTGCGCCTCGCAGTTGACGGCGTCACCGCCGACGCCACCACGCCCGTAGTTGTTGTGCTGGAAGTTGCCCGACGGCTCGTCGAAGCCGTAGTGCCAGAACACGTCGTGGGCGACGTTGCACCAGTAGAACAGGTTGGTGGTGGCGGCCTCCCAGTACTCGTGCGGGTGCTGCGTGAGGTCGAGCCCGAAGTCGAAGGTCAGGCGGTCGCCGCCCTCCGGCTGCGAGGCGAAGACCTGGCTCTCGATGCTGCCGGTCGCGGGCTGCCCGGCCCGGATCGCCGCACCGGCGTCCTGGGTGACCATCACCGACGGGATCGTGATGCTCGGGTCGGCCCCGCCCATGGCGGTGGGGTTGCCGGCCACGTTGTTGGCGACGACGACACCGACCGCCCCGGCCGCCTGCGCGTGGCCGACCTTGTCGACGAACGGGCAGTCGCCCCGGTCGATCAGCGCGATGGCGCCGGCCGGGAAGTCGACCAACGGCTGGCAGCCGAGGGTCGGGGCGTCGGTCCCGTCGCTGGCCGGCACGATGTCGCCGTGCACGCCGCCGGCCGGGGTGGACGGGCCGAACGAGGCCGCGACCGCGGTGTAGGAACCGGCTGCGCCCGAGGGCTCGTCGACGACCACGGACAACCGCGCGTTGGTCGGGTTGTTGCTGTTGTTCCAGTCGGTGTAGGTGTTGGTGTTGTTGCCCCGGGTGATGGTGTAGTCCGGCTCGGGCGTGGCGGAGACGTCGTGCCAGCCGAACGGCGAGGCGTCGGCGTCGGCCGGGTTCGTCACCAGGGTGCGTCCGCCGTCGTTCGGGCTCTCGAACGGCAGGGCGAACACCCGGTAGCTCGACCCGTCGTTCACCGGGTTCGGGGTCACGATCGGGCCCGAGGAGCGCGACGACGCGCTCGCGAGCGAGGTCGCGTCGGCGTCACCGTGGTCGTGGTCGTGGTCGTGGCCGTGGTCACGGCCGATGCGGGACGCCGTCTCGTCGTGGTCGTGCTCGATCGTCCAGTCGTCGAGGTCGAGCAGGTCACCGGTGGCGGCGTCGACGACGGCGCTCCACAGGTGCACGTCGGTGGCGTCGTCGATCACGACCTGCCACGCCAGGCGCAGGCCGTCCTCGTGCGGCTGCCAGCCGAGCTTGGCCGGGATCGGCTCGTCGGAGATGCCGCCGTCGGAGACCAGCGCGTCGGCGTCGAGGTCGGCACTCATCACGACCGGCAGCTGCTCCAGACCGACCGGTTCGGGCAGGTCGAGCTCCTCGGCCGCAGACTCGACGGCGTCGACCGGGTCGAGCTCGGGGGCCGGGCCCGCGGCGCGGGCGCGGGCGCCCGGCAGCCCGGACACCGCGGAGCCACCGACATGGACGACGCTGCCGTCCGCCGCGATGTTGATCGTGGTGTCGGCGCCGAACACCTCGAGCCCCGCGTACTGCTGGTTGACGTTGACGTGCGTGACCCCGTTGTGCTGACTCTCGTAGCTCGAGCGGACCACGAGCTCGGCCACGTCGGCCGGCGCGAGTTCGAACAGCGCCGCCTCGTCGCGGAAGTATCCGAGCGCGATCTCCTCGGGTTCGCCCTCGTTGGGCCCGGTGAGGAACTGGTACGCCGGCGATCCGGTCGTGGGGTTCGCGCTGACGGGCGCGGCCCACAGGCCGGTCGCGGCGAGCGACAGGGCGGTGACCGCCCCGAGCGTTCTGCTGCGCATGCGACTCTCCTGGTATGCGACATGCGCCCCGGGACCGACGACCTCCCCTCGAGGCGCCGGAGTCCTCACGTGCGTCCGTCCGCGTTCCCACCGCGGTACGGACCCCCTCGACCACCACCCGGGACGGTCGCGACGCGGACACAAGTAGCCCGTTCGTACCCTGTCAACGCGTACTAGTCCGTTCGCTCGCGCCAGCGCACACCTTCAGCATGTATTCAGCTATCACGAAGTGCGCTCCGCGGAACTGCCGGCCACCCGGTCGTCGGGCCCGCGTTCGCGCCCACCCGCTTCCACGCCGCTCGCGGCGCAGTAGCGTGCCCCGCCACGCAGGAGGGCGTCCATGGCCGAGGCGGGCATGATCGAGCAGGCGTTGGCCACGGCCGCGCGGGCGGCCGACGCCGCCGGGGTACACGTGGTCGAGCGCCACGGCCACGCGGACATGCCGGCGGTCACGGACCTGTTCGACGCCGTGTGGGGCCGGGACGCCACCAGCGGCGGGACCCTGCCGCCCGAGGCGCTCACGGCACTCGCCGGCGCCGGCGGGCAGGTCTCGGGTGCCCTGCGTGGCGTGGAGCTGGTGGGGGCGACCGCCGCCTTCGTCGGGCTGGCCGAGGACGGCGAGGTGTTCCTGCATTCGCACGTCACCGGCGTGGCGCCGGGCGCCGCCGGCGCCGGCGTCGGCCGGGCGTTGAAGTGGCACCAGCGGGGCTGGGCGCTGCAGCGCGGCATCCGACGGGTGCGATGGACCTTCGATCCGCTCGTGCGCCGCAACGCCGTGTTCAACCTCGTCGTACTGGGCGCCGGCGTGAGTGGATACGCGGAGGACCACTACGGTCGGCTGCGTGACGCCCGCAACGCCGGCGCTCCCACCGACCGCCTGATCGTCGACTGGGAGCTGGGCGCGCCCCGGGTGCAGGCCGCCGCGACGGGCCGGACCGCCGAGCCCGACGTCACCGCCATGCGCCGTGCCGGGGCCGCGCCGCTGCTGCGCCAGGAACCCGACGGCACGCCCCACCTGACGCCCACGGATGCCGAGCGGCTGCTCGTGCAGATCCCGGCCGACATCGAGGCGATACGGGGGCAGGACCCCGACCTCGCCGTCGCCTGGGCCGCCGCGCTGCGGGCGACCCTCGGGCACGCCGTGCGACGTGGACTGCGGGTCACCGGCTGCACCCGTGACGGCTGGTACGTGCTCAGCGCCGACCGCGCGGTGCACGAGCTGGCGGCTCGGGCATGAGCGCCGCCCTGCCGGCGGTGACCGTCGAGCGCCTCGAGCTCGTGCGGGTCTCGCTGCCGCTGGTCACCCCGTTCCGGACCTCGTTCGGGGTGCAGCACGAACGCGACGCCCTGCTCGTCCACGTCCGGGCGCGGGAGGCGCAGGGTTGGGGCGAGTGCGTGACCCCGGCGGCGCCGGTCTACTCCGAGGAGTACACCGGCGGCGCCGCGCACGTCCTCGAGCACCAGCTGGTGCCCCGGCTGTTGGCCCCCGGACGCACCCTGCGGGCCGAGGACGTCGGCCTGCGCCTCGCCGGCGTCCGCGGGCACCGCATGGCGCGTGCCGCGCTGGAGTCGGCGCTGCTCGACGCACAGCTGCGTGCCGCCGGACGCTCCCTGGCCGTGCACCTCGGCGCCACCCGCGACCGGGTCGCGGCCGGGGTCTCGGTCGGGATCCCCGACGGGGGGATCCCGGAGCTGCTCGAACAGGTCGAGGGCTACCTCGACGCCGGCTACGTGCGGGTCAAGGCCAAGGTGGCCCGCGGCAGCGACGTCGCCCCCATGCAGGCCCTGCGAACCCGGTTCGGTGCCCGACTCCGACTGCAGGTCGACGCCAACGCCGGCTACGACCCCGACACGCCGGCCGACGTCGCTGCCCTCGACGCGCTCGACGAGCTCGGGCTGCTGCAGATCGAGCAGCCGTTCGCTCCCGATCGACTGCTCGCCCACGCCGCCCACGCCGCCCGGTGGCGTACGCCGGTGTGCCTGGACGAGTCGATCACCGACGCGGCGCGGGCCGTCGAGGCCCTCGCGCTGCGGGCCTGCCGCATCGTCAACGTCAAGCCGGGCCGGGTCGGAGGTCCGTTCGAGACCGTACGGATCCACGACGCCTGCCGGGACCGGGGCATCCCCGTGTGGTGCGGCGGCATGCTCGAGACCGGGATCGGTCGGGCACTCAACGTCGCGGTCGCCGCGATGCCCGGATTCGAACTGCCGGGTGACACCTCCGCCTCCGACCGCTACTTCCGCGAGGACCTGACGGACCCGTTCGTGCTCGTCGACGGCCACCTCGCCGTCCCGACGACGCCCGGGATCGGGCGCGAACCCCGCGACGAGGTGCTCGCGACCGCCACCCGGCTGCCCCTGGCGGGCTGACCGGTCGACGCGGACGTCACACCTCCGACTGCACCGTCGGCGGGCGGCGCCCCTCGTCGAGCGTGCGCAACGCCACGTCGGCGCAGGTACGCACGCGCTGCTCGTCGGCGGGGTCGTCGAGGTCGGCCAGCGCGACGGTGCGTCGCACCTGGTCGCGGACGTCGGCCGCCCGGTCCCCGTGATCGGCCACGCGTTCGGCCACGTCGGTCAGTGCCTGCAGGACCGCGAGCAGCACGGCCGGCTCCGTGGCGCCGTAGCGGCGGACCTGCCCGACGGCGAGCTCGAGGTGGTCGGCGAACGTTGGCCGCGGGGCCGCGACACGGATCCTGCCCTGGTCGTCGTGTCCGAGGTCGGCACCCAGCGGATGGTCGGCGAGCACGATCAGCACCGCGCCGATCTGTCCGACGGCCTGTGCGGCGGTCGTCGGGTCGTTGACGCCGGTCGACAGCGCCCGCCCCGCGATGTCCTCGAGCTGGCGGATCCCGAAGGCGATGTCGCCGGTCTCGGTGCGCTCGGGTCCCAGGTGCAGCGCCCCGTGGAGGTCCGGCGCGAGGCGGTCGTCGTCCGCCGACGGCGGACGCCCGTCGACGCCCCACACCCAGGCCAGCGTGGTGCCCTTGGCGACCCACGAACCCGGCAGCGGACGCAGCCGTACCACCACGCCGTGCCGTTCGGCGACCGCCACCAGGGCCGCGGCGTCGACCGT
Coding sequences:
- a CDS encoding 2-isopropylmalate synthase, which gives rise to MGRPTDVSQAASVVPDGVTIFDTTLRDGEQSPGISLDAREKVEIAEQLARLQVDVIEAGFSAASPGDFDAVKAVAEIVGNAPRAAQGPGGSQGESDHREPPVIAALARAIPADIEAAAKSLAPARRHRIHTFLSTSDIHRRYMLQASEDEILAQAVRAIELARTFTDDVEFSPQDATRTDFPFLVDIVAAAVEAGATTVNIPDTVGYALPHDFGGWIAELHRRIPDIAAKDVVISVHCHNDLGLAVANSLEAVRNGARQIEVAVNGIGERAGNCSLEEVVMAIRTRADLLGVDHALHTPELTRTSRLVSSLTGYSVQKNKPVVGANAFAHESGIHQHGVLADRLTYEIIRSEDVGADGSQIVLGKHSGRHAFFKAVEDLGFELDEAEAQNAFRRFKDLADRKGIVSSEDVAAIVIAETHVKADDDYELVSLAVTGGTDAEPSATVVVRLAGADVAAEAGRDVGATVTAEASGDGMVDAACGAIRRAVGRDGVALVSFQVAAVTGGIDALGEVTVTVAVEDGQRFTGRGVSTDIVEASARAYVDALNRSRRLVHRSSEFRP
- the menC gene encoding o-succinylbenzoate synthase, producing MTVERLELVRVSLPLVTPFRTSFGVQHERDALLVHVRAREAQGWGECVTPAAPVYSEEYTGGAAHVLEHQLVPRLLAPGRTLRAEDVGLRLAGVRGHRMARAALESALLDAQLRAAGRSLAVHLGATRDRVAAGVSVGIPDGGIPELLEQVEGYLDAGYVRVKAKVARGSDVAPMQALRTRFGARLRLQVDANAGYDPDTPADVAALDALDELGLLQIEQPFAPDRLLAHAAHAARWRTPVCLDESITDAARAVEALALRACRIVNVKPGRVGGPFETVRIHDACRDRGIPVWCGGMLETGIGRALNVAVAAMPGFELPGDTSASDRYFREDLTDPFVLVDGHLAVPTTPGIGREPRDEVLATATRLPLAG
- a CDS encoding GNAT family N-acetyltransferase; the encoded protein is MAEAGMIEQALATAARAADAAGVHVVERHGHADMPAVTDLFDAVWGRDATSGGTLPPEALTALAGAGGQVSGALRGVELVGATAAFVGLAEDGEVFLHSHVTGVAPGAAGAGVGRALKWHQRGWALQRGIRRVRWTFDPLVRRNAVFNLVVLGAGVSGYAEDHYGRLRDARNAGAPTDRLIVDWELGAPRVQAAATGRTAEPDVTAMRRAGAAPLLRQEPDGTPHLTPTDAERLLVQIPADIEAIRGQDPDLAVAWAAALRATLGHAVRRGLRVTGCTRDGWYVLSADRAVHELAARA
- a CDS encoding M36 family metallopeptidase codes for the protein MRSRTLGAVTALSLAATGLWAAPVSANPTTGSPAYQFLTGPNEGEPEEIALGYFRDEAALFELAPADVAELVVRSSYESQHNGVTHVNVNQQYAGLEVFGADTTINIAADGSVVHVGGSAVSGLPGARARAAGPAPELDPVDAVESAAEELDLPEPVGLEQLPVVMSADLDADALVSDGGISDEPIPAKLGWQPHEDGLRLAWQVVIDDATDVHLWSAVVDAATGDLLDLDDWTIEHDHDETASRIGRDHGHDHDHDHGDADATSLASASSRSSGPIVTPNPVNDGSSYRVFALPFESPNDGGRTLVTNPADADASPFGWHDVSATPEPDYTITRGNNTNTYTDWNNSNNPTNARLSVVVDEPSGAAGSYTAVAASFGPSTPAGGVHGDIVPASDGTDAPTLGCQPLVDFPAGAIALIDRGDCPFVDKVGHAQAAGAVGVVVANNVAGNPTAMGGADPSITIPSVMVTQDAGAAIRAGQPATGSIESQVFASQPEGGDRLTFDFGLDLTQHPHEYWEAATTNLFYWCNVAHDVFWHYGFDEPSGNFQHNNYGRGGVGGDAVNCEAQDGGGFNNANFSTPAADGGAPRMQMYLWNRDEPFRDGDLEAGIILHEYSHGISLRLTGGPGVNCLGGDQRMGEGWSDYHGVVTLIDPALDDPDGPRGMGPYALWQDEPPRQGAGIRPAPYSRNMELQPFTYGSVGTGAWLNGGTLAAPHGVGHGWNTILWDMTWDLIDVHGFNPDVYGDWSTGGNNLAQQLVMDGLKFQGCNPNFVTGRDAIIAAETVLTGGENFCTLWASFARRGLGYSASSVNNSRAAAVEGFDTHPDCVRSFMTPISATGMTVRDAGEVIPARFDLGRNQGLDVFAANAPFSRQVDCDTRQVVSEGEFHTPRARPVATQMPGNSGLNVNARGVYNYRWETDADWAGTCRELVFTMQDGIQYRAFFRFE
- the leuC gene encoding 3-isopropylmalate dehydratase large subunit; its protein translation is MSTPRTIVEKIWDQHVVRSAEGQPDLLYVDLHLVHEVTSPQAFDGLRVNGRSVRRPDLTLATADHNVPTDPRQVRGELPLEDELSAAQLEALRRNCDEFGIRLFPMGSRNQGIVHIIGPELGLTQPGAVIVCGDSHTATHGAFGALAFGIGTSEVEHVLATQTLPQRLPSTLAIEVDGVLPAGTTPKDLILHILGVIGVDGGTGHVIEYRGRAFEEMSMEGRMTVCNMSIEGGARAGLVAPDETTFAYLKDKPYAPQGDDWDAAVAAWRELRTDEGATFDRVVHIDAADVVPTVTWGTTPAQSVPVTGSVPRVTDAPDESTAKQWQRALDYMGLVGGEVMTDIEVDTVFIGSCTNGRLEDLRAVAEIVAGQRVRDGIRAMVVPGSGLVQAAAEAEGIADVLIEAGFDWRSPGCSMCLGMNPDQLAPGERAASTSNRNFEGRQGFKGRTHLVSPAMAAAAALTGRLADVRQLVTQEATV
- a CDS encoding helix-turn-helix domain-containing protein is translated as MGDDRADLLLHPLRLRILQAAAGRDVTTADLAAALPEVATATLYRHVRRLLDGGALQVVAERPVRGTVERTYRLAAAASPLTADEIADLSPDDHRAAFTTFAAGLLRAVTDYLDDPAADPAHDGFGYRHLALWADDAEFEAFAADLRAVVLRAVERGPGPGRRRRTLTTVVVPDPGPTTPARPDRHGAGPGNRTTHVDAAQRAGTRGL
- the leuD gene encoding 3-isopropylmalate dehydratase small subunit translates to MEPVTVVRGRACPIDANDVDTDAIIPKQFLKRVERTGFGPFAFSEWRYLDDGSPNPDFAMNRPEHAGANILLAGRNFGCGSSREHAPWALEDAGFRAIIASSFADIFRTNCGKIGVLAVQLGEPIVRQLFAVVDADPSVEITVDLEQQLVRVPQVGDLAGVDAHFDIDPHTRHCLLHGLDDIGLTLQDADAIDAYEADRAAYKPRVPAR